In Candidatus Woesearchaeota archaeon, a genomic segment contains:
- a CDS encoding cysteine desulfurase: MFKTLYFDNGATTKVDSRVVEAMLPFFEKTFGNPSSAHSVGHSAKDALDEARNTIAQSINASSSEIVFTSGGTESNNAAIKGVAFAWEKKGKHIIVSAVEHKCILASCEWLKERGFRITYLPVNDEGFVSTEKLEKAICKDTILVSIIHGNNEVGTINDLEAIGTICHKYKILFHSDACQSFTKVPIDVKKMNMDLLTINSHKIHGPRGVGALFIRKDVKIDPLLHGGGQEHHLRSGTENVAGVVGFAKAVSLAKEKHNRTMTKYRDKIISKLLEIDGAHLNGPKGEKRLCNNINLRFDGVDTSGLGGYLDRKGIETSSGSACSAPNNEASYVLQALGLSAQEAQESIRITLSRFTTEEEVDKLLATIPKIIAKCRKKGVVERLFKN, translated from the coding sequence ATGTTTAAAACGCTCTACTTTGATAATGGTGCAACAACAAAAGTTGATTCAAGAGTAGTAGAAGCAATGTTGCCTTTTTTTGAAAAAACGTTCGGTAATCCTTCTTCAGCGCATAGCGTTGGTCATAGTGCAAAAGATGCACTTGATGAAGCAAGAAACACTATTGCGCAGTCTATTAATGCTAGTTCAAGTGAGATAGTCTTTACCTCTGGTGGAACAGAGAGTAATAACGCAGCAATTAAGGGTGTTGCATTTGCTTGGGAGAAAAAAGGAAAACACATTATTGTATCTGCTGTTGAACATAAATGCATTCTTGCATCGTGTGAATGGCTTAAAGAACGAGGATTTAGAATTACCTATCTTCCTGTAAACGATGAAGGTTTTGTAAGCACTGAAAAACTTGAAAAAGCAATTTGCAAAGACACTATTCTAGTTTCAATTATTCACGGCAACAATGAAGTTGGCACCATTAATGATTTAGAAGCAATTGGAACAATTTGTCATAAATATAAAATTTTATTTCATAGCGATGCCTGTCAAAGCTTTACAAAAGTTCCCATTGATGTGAAGAAAATGAACATGGACTTACTTACTATTAATAGTCATAAAATTCATGGTCCTCGAGGTGTTGGCGCATTATTCATTCGTAAAGATGTAAAAATAGATCCTCTACTTCATGGCGGTGGTCAAGAACATCATCTCCGCTCCGGCACAGAAAATGTTGCGGGAGTTGTTGGTTTCGCAAAAGCAGTAAGTTTAGCAAAAGAGAAACATAATCGTACTATGACAAAGTATCGTGATAAAATAATTTCTAAGTTACTTGAAATTGATGGTGCGCATCTTAATGGTCCCAAAGGCGAGAAACGATTATGCAACAATATTAATCTGCGTTTTGATGGTGTTGATACTAGCGGACTTGGTGGCTATCTTGATAGAAAAGGTATTGAGACATCATCTGGCTCTGCATGTTCTGCGCCAAACAACGAAGCAAGTTATGTGCTGCAAGCACTTGGACTTAGCGCGCAAGAAGCACAAGAAAGTATTCGTATAACACTTAGCAGATTCACAACAGAAGAAGAAGTGGACAAACTACTCGCAACCATACCTAAAATTATTGCCAAGTGCAGAAAAAAAGGCGTTGTTGAGCGTTTATTCAAAAACTAA
- a CDS encoding DUF357 domain-containing protein yields the protein MRMVNNTLTEEHVQKYFKITGEAIEKVKTHELDIDRISQANDFLDMIERYYSDAKHFYEKGEWLLAFAALNYAHGWLDAGARSELFKVKDSRLFTVDDE from the coding sequence ATGCGAATGGTAAATAACACACTTACTGAAGAACACGTGCAAAAATATTTTAAGATAACGGGTGAAGCAATTGAAAAAGTCAAAACGCACGAATTGGATATTGACAGGATTTCCCAAGCAAACGACTTTTTAGATATGATTGAAAGGTATTATAGTGATGCCAAACATTTTTATGAGAAAGGCGAATGGCTCTTAGCATTTGCAGCGCTTAACTATGCTCATGGATGGCTTGATGCTGGCGCTCGAAGTGAACTTTTTAAAGTTAAAGACTCAAGGCTTTTTACTGTTGACGATGAATAA